The following proteins are co-located in the Pseudomonas sp. DY-1 genome:
- a CDS encoding ferredoxin--NADP reductase, whose protein sequence is MTASEEKFTRQTLLDVETLTPSLFTLRTTRDAGYRFRAGQFARLGVTKADGSTVWRAYSMVSAPHDEHLEFFSIVVPGGEFTSELSRLAVGDTLMVDKTSFGFLTLDRFVDGRDLWLLATGTGLAPFLSILQDLEVWQRFERIILVYSVRQAAELAYQPLIDDLKNRDYLEGVADKLLYIPVVTREEVPGALHGRITTLIENGELERAAGLELTPEHSRVMLCGNPQMIDDTRAVLKKRDMNLSLTRRPGQVAVENYW, encoded by the coding sequence ATGACCGCCAGCGAAGAGAAGTTCACCCGTCAGACCCTGCTGGATGTCGAGACCCTGACGCCCAGCCTGTTCACCCTGCGCACGACCCGTGACGCGGGGTATCGCTTCAGAGCCGGGCAGTTTGCCCGCCTGGGCGTGACCAAGGCCGACGGCAGCACCGTCTGGCGCGCCTATTCCATGGTTTCGGCGCCCCATGACGAGCACCTGGAGTTCTTCTCCATCGTCGTACCGGGGGGCGAATTCACCAGCGAGCTGTCGCGCCTCGCGGTAGGCGACACCCTGATGGTGGACAAGACGTCCTTCGGCTTCCTCACCCTCGACCGTTTCGTCGATGGTCGCGACCTCTGGCTGCTGGCTACCGGCACTGGGCTGGCGCCGTTCCTGTCGATCCTCCAGGACCTGGAGGTCTGGCAGCGTTTCGAACGGATCATCCTCGTCTACAGCGTGCGCCAGGCTGCGGAGCTGGCTTATCAGCCGCTGATTGACGACCTGAAGAACCGCGATTACCTGGAAGGCGTGGCCGACAAGCTGCTGTACATCCCTGTGGTGACCCGCGAGGAAGTGCCCGGCGCGCTGCATGGGCGTATCACTACGTTGATCGAGAACGGCGAGCTGGAACGCGCCGCCGGCCTGGAACTCACCCCGGAGCACTCCCGCGTGATGCTCTGCGGTAACCCGCAGATGATCGACGACACTCGCGCGGTGCTGAAAAAGCGCGACATGAACCTGAGCCTGACCCGCCGGCCGGGGCAGGTGGCGGTGGAGAACTACTGGTAG
- a CDS encoding DUF2474 domain-containing protein, with protein sequence MDKSEKKPLWQRLGWLVGIWALSVLALGAVAYVLRMFMTAAGLSTH encoded by the coding sequence GTGGATAAGTCAGAGAAGAAACCGCTTTGGCAGCGCCTCGGCTGGCTGGTGGGTATCTGGGCCCTCAGCGTGTTGGCGCTTGGCGCTGTGGCCTACGTGCTGCGGATGTTCATGACGGCGGCGGGGTTGAGTACGCACTAG
- a CDS encoding cbb3-type cytochrome c oxidase subunit 3: MDSESAYALLSLAALTFFYLAIQASLGGRSQRQMDEATMLPFADDEPVARRMERATARSSTGCSCPGRCDGGCERRIELDA; the protein is encoded by the coding sequence ATGGATAGCGAAAGCGCATACGCCCTGCTTAGCCTGGCTGCCCTGACCTTCTTCTACCTCGCCATCCAGGCCAGCCTGGGTGGCAGGAGCCAACGCCAAATGGACGAAGCCACCATGCTGCCCTTTGCCGACGACGAGCCCGTAGCCAGGCGAATGGAACGCGCCACCGCCCGCAGCAGCACGGGGTGCAGCTGTCCGGGTCGGTGTGATGGGGGGTGCGAGCGGCGAATAGAACTGGATGCCTGA
- a CDS encoding class I SAM-dependent methyltransferase — translation MPIFATPFAQLDLVRQPEQQDDPLQAFDAADEYLLNHLHEQGIASDTRILVLNDSFGALAASLATHAHVTSSGDSHLGHIALQRNLARNELDAGRVRFVAASELAEGPFDRVLVRVPKTLALLEEQLIRLHGQLAPGATVVAAGMVKHLPHAAGDLLEKYIGPMQPSLAVKKARLLIATAEQKPAPASPYPTRYQLDQPRLTLINHANVFCREGLDIGTRAFLPHLPRSLADIRAADLGCGNGVLGIVYALANPQAQMTLVDESYMAVQSAKENWRAALGERPADIRAGDGLAEQPGDSLDLVLCNPPFHQQQVVGDFLAWRMFVQARNALVKGGELWIVGNRHLGYHAKLKRLFRGVEQVAATPKFVVLKASK, via the coding sequence ATGCCTATATTTGCTACGCCCTTTGCCCAGCTCGATCTCGTTCGCCAGCCCGAACAGCAGGACGACCCGCTGCAGGCCTTCGATGCCGCCGATGAGTACCTGCTCAACCACCTGCACGAACAGGGCATCGCCAGCGATACGCGCATCCTGGTACTGAATGACAGCTTCGGCGCGCTGGCCGCCAGCCTGGCCACCCACGCGCACGTCACCAGCAGCGGCGACTCCCACCTCGGCCACATCGCCCTGCAACGCAATCTGGCACGCAACGAACTGGATGCCGGGCGCGTGCGCTTCGTGGCCGCCAGTGAACTGGCCGAAGGCCCGTTCGACCGGGTACTGGTGCGCGTTCCCAAAACCCTGGCACTGCTGGAGGAACAACTGATCCGCCTGCATGGCCAACTCGCCCCCGGCGCCACGGTGGTAGCCGCGGGTATGGTCAAGCACCTGCCCCACGCCGCTGGCGACCTGCTGGAGAAATACATCGGCCCGATGCAGCCATCTCTGGCGGTGAAGAAGGCACGCCTGCTGATCGCCACGGCCGAACAGAAGCCGGCACCTGCTTCGCCCTACCCCACCCGCTACCAACTGGACCAGCCACGCCTGACGCTGATCAACCACGCCAACGTGTTCTGCCGCGAAGGCCTGGACATTGGCACCCGTGCCTTTCTTCCGCACCTGCCGCGCAGCCTGGCGGATATCCGTGCGGCAGACCTGGGCTGTGGCAATGGCGTTCTCGGCATCGTTTATGCGCTGGCCAACCCGCAGGCGCAGATGACCCTGGTGGACGAGTCCTACATGGCCGTGCAGTCGGCGAAGGAGAATTGGCGCGCGGCCCTGGGCGAACGCCCTGCGGATATCCGTGCAGGCGACGGTCTGGCAGAGCAGCCGGGGGACTCGCTGGACCTGGTGCTGTGCAATCCGCCGTTCCACCAGCAGCAGGTTGTAGGCGATTTCCTCGCCTGGCGCATGTTCGTGCAAGCGCGCAATGCACTGGTGAAAGGTGGCGAGCTATGGATCGTGGGCAACCGCCACCTGGGCTACCACGCCAAGCTCAAGCGTCTGTTCCGGGGCGTGGAGCAGGTGGCGGCGACACCGAAGTTCGTGGTGTTGAAGGCGAGCAAATAG
- a CDS encoding DUF934 domain-containing protein: MNNLIKLVDGEARLVEDTWTLVREAGETLPDGQLILPLALWRERDGRDGLLLQPDDEVEPLAPLLEGVPLIAVDFPSFRDGRGYSQAYLLRTRLGWRGELRAVGDVLRDQLSHMRQCGFDAFAVREDKSAEDALKGLAGVSVLYGRSVIEPRPLFRRR, from the coding sequence ATGAACAACCTGATCAAACTTGTGGATGGTGAGGCTCGCCTGGTGGAAGACACCTGGACCCTGGTGCGCGAGGCGGGCGAAACCTTGCCGGATGGGCAACTGATCCTGCCGCTGGCGCTCTGGCGTGAGCGCGACGGCCGCGACGGGTTGTTGCTGCAACCGGACGATGAAGTCGAGCCGCTGGCACCGCTCTTGGAAGGAGTGCCCCTGATCGCCGTCGACTTTCCCAGCTTCCGTGACGGCCGCGGCTACAGCCAGGCCTACCTGCTGCGTACCCGCCTGGGCTGGCGCGGTGAGCTGCGTGCGGTCGGTGATGTGCTGCGTGACCAACTCAGCCATATGCGTCAGTGCGGCTTCGACGCCTTTGCCGTTCGCGAGGATAAATCCGCCGAGGATGCGCTGAAGGGATTGGCGGGTGTGAGTGTGCTTTATGGCCGTTCGGTGATAGAGCCAAGGCCACTGTTTCGCAGGCGCTGA
- a CDS encoding nitrite/sulfite reductase, which produces MYHYDDYDRALVQERVEQFRDQVARRISGELSEEEFLPLRLQNGLYMQKHAYMLRVAIPYGTLSSSQMRCLARIAREHDRGYGHFTTRQNIQFNWIELAEVPDILQQLAEVEMHAIQTSGNCVRNITTEAFAGVAADELLDPRPLAEILRQWSTINPEFLFLPRKFKIALCAAEQDRAAVQMHDIGLYLYRDDAGEMRLRVLVGGGLGRTPILGQQIRDGLHWRHLLSYVEAILRVYNRHGRRDNKYKARIKILVKALGIEAFAREVEAEWQHLKEGPAELTEAEYQRVASSFDAPSYARLDEADLDFGSQLARDPEFARWCARNLQPHKVPGYAAVVLSTKPGPDAPPGDVTDVQMEAVADWAECFGFGEIRIAHEQNLALPDVRKADLHALWLKARDCGLATANIGLLTDIIACPGGDYCSLANAKSIPIAQAIQARFVDPAALQDLGELSLNISGCMNACGHHHIGNIGILGVDKGGSEWYQITLGGAQGMDSELGKVIGPSFSADEVPDVIEKVVETFRDYREPEERFVDTVRRIGLDPFKERVYAKVGVPA; this is translated from the coding sequence ATGTACCACTACGACGACTACGACCGCGCCCTGGTGCAGGAGCGCGTGGAGCAATTCCGCGACCAGGTGGCGCGGCGTATCAGCGGCGAGCTTTCCGAGGAAGAGTTCCTGCCGCTGCGTCTGCAGAACGGCCTCTACATGCAAAAGCACGCCTACATGCTGCGGGTCGCCATCCCCTACGGAACGCTGTCGTCTAGCCAGATGCGTTGCCTGGCGCGAATCGCCCGCGAACATGATCGCGGCTATGGCCACTTCACCACCCGGCAGAACATCCAGTTCAACTGGATCGAGTTGGCCGAGGTGCCGGACATCCTCCAGCAACTGGCCGAGGTGGAGATGCACGCGATCCAGACATCCGGCAACTGCGTGCGCAACATCACCACCGAAGCCTTCGCCGGGGTGGCCGCCGACGAGTTGCTGGACCCGCGACCACTGGCGGAAATTCTCCGCCAGTGGTCCACCATCAATCCGGAATTCCTCTTCCTGCCGCGCAAGTTCAAGATCGCGCTCTGCGCAGCCGAGCAGGATCGAGCCGCCGTGCAGATGCACGACATCGGCCTTTACCTGTACCGCGACGATGCGGGCGAAATGCGCCTGCGGGTATTGGTGGGCGGCGGCCTCGGCCGCACACCGATCCTCGGTCAGCAGATTCGTGACGGCCTGCACTGGCGACACTTGCTGTCCTATGTCGAAGCCATCCTGCGCGTCTACAACCGCCACGGCCGGCGCGACAACAAGTACAAGGCGCGGATCAAGATCCTGGTCAAGGCGCTGGGTATCGAAGCCTTTGCCCGCGAGGTGGAAGCCGAGTGGCAGCACCTGAAGGAGGGCCCGGCCGAGTTGACCGAGGCTGAGTACCAGCGCGTTGCCAGCAGCTTCGATGCACCGTCCTATGCCCGCCTGGATGAGGCCGACCTGGACTTCGGCAGCCAACTGGCGCGGGACCCGGAATTCGCCCGCTGGTGTGCGCGCAACCTGCAACCGCACAAGGTTCCGGGCTACGCCGCCGTCGTGCTGTCCACCAAGCCGGGACCGGATGCCCCGCCCGGAGATGTCACCGACGTCCAGATGGAGGCAGTAGCCGACTGGGCCGAGTGCTTCGGTTTCGGTGAAATCCGCATCGCCCACGAACAGAACCTGGCGCTGCCCGACGTGCGCAAGGCCGACCTGCACGCACTTTGGCTGAAGGCCCGCGACTGTGGCCTGGCGACCGCCAACATCGGCCTGCTCACCGACATCATTGCCTGCCCGGGCGGCGACTACTGTTCCCTGGCCAACGCCAAGTCCATCCCCATCGCCCAGGCCATCCAGGCGCGCTTCGTTGATCCAGCGGCACTTCAGGATCTGGGTGAGCTCAGCCTGAACATCTCCGGCTGCATGAACGCCTGCGGTCATCACCACATCGGCAACATCGGCATCCTCGGTGTGGATAAGGGCGGCAGCGAGTGGTACCAGATCACCCTCGGGGGCGCCCAGGGCATGGACAGCGAACTGGGCAAGGTGATCGGACCTTCCTTCAGCGCTGACGAGGTGCCGGACGTGATCGAAAAGGTGGTGGAAACCTTCCGCGACTATCGCGAGCCGGAGGAACGCTTCGTCGATACGGTGCGGCGCATCGGCCTGGATCCCTTCAAGGAACGGGTCTACGCCAAAGTGGGGGTACCGGCATGA
- the ccoN gene encoding cytochrome-c oxidase, cbb3-type subunit I, with product MNTAIPEPTYDYKVVRQFALMTLVWGIVGMGMGVFIAAQLVWPALNLDLPWTSFGRLRPLHTNLVIFAFGGSALFATSYYTVQRTCQARLFGGGLAAFTFWGWQALVVILLVTLPQGLTTTKEYAEVEFTGAVWMGIVWIAYAVVFFGTVMKRKTRHIYVGNWFFGAFIVVTAMLHIVNHMAIPVRWFKSYSVYSGATDAMVQWWYGHNAVGFFLTTGFLGMMYYFIPKQAGRPVYSYRLSIVHFWALITLYIWAGPHHLHYTALPDWAQSLGMVMSIILLAPSWGGMINGMMTLSGAWHKLRDDPILRFLVVSLAFYGMSTFEGPMMAIKTVNALSHYTDWTIGHVHAGALGWVAMITIGSLYHLIPRLYGRAQMHSTGLINAHFWLATIGTVLYIASMWVNGITQGLMWRAVNEDGTLTYSFVEALEASHPGFVVRMVGGIFFVTGMLLMAWNTWRTIRAGDTRTTDAVPQAVAHG from the coding sequence ATGAACACCGCAATCCCGGAACCGACCTACGACTACAAGGTGGTTCGCCAGTTCGCCCTGATGACGCTCGTCTGGGGCATCGTCGGCATGGGCATGGGCGTGTTCATCGCCGCCCAGCTCGTCTGGCCGGCGCTGAACCTCGACCTGCCCTGGACCAGCTTCGGCCGCCTGCGCCCGCTGCACACCAACCTGGTGATTTTCGCCTTCGGCGGTAGTGCCCTGTTCGCTACCAGCTACTACACGGTGCAGCGCACCTGCCAGGCACGATTGTTCGGTGGTGGGCTTGCCGCCTTCACCTTCTGGGGCTGGCAGGCACTGGTGGTGATCCTCCTGGTCACCCTGCCCCAGGGCCTGACCACTACCAAGGAATACGCCGAGGTGGAGTTCACCGGCGCGGTATGGATGGGCATCGTCTGGATCGCTTACGCGGTGGTGTTCTTCGGTACGGTGATGAAGCGCAAGACCAGGCACATCTATGTGGGCAACTGGTTCTTTGGCGCCTTCATCGTGGTCACCGCGATGCTGCACATCGTCAACCACATGGCCATTCCGGTGCGCTGGTTCAAGTCGTACTCGGTCTATTCCGGCGCTACCGACGCCATGGTGCAGTGGTGGTACGGGCACAACGCCGTGGGCTTTTTCCTGACCACCGGCTTCCTCGGAATGATGTACTACTTCATTCCCAAGCAGGCCGGGCGCCCGGTGTACTCCTACCGCCTGTCCATCGTGCACTTCTGGGCACTGATCACCCTGTACATCTGGGCCGGCCCGCACCACCTGCACTACACCGCCCTGCCGGACTGGGCCCAGTCCCTCGGCATGGTGATGTCGATCATCCTGCTGGCGCCATCCTGGGGCGGCATGATCAACGGCATGATGACCCTCTCCGGGGCCTGGCATAAGTTGCGCGACGACCCAATCCTGCGCTTCCTCGTGGTGTCGCTGGCCTTCTATGGCATGAGCACCTTCGAAGGCCCGATGATGGCCATCAAGACCGTAAACGCGCTGTCCCACTACACCGACTGGACCATCGGCCACGTGCACGCCGGGGCGCTGGGCTGGGTGGCGATGATCACCATCGGCTCGCTCTACCACCTGATCCCGCGCCTCTACGGCCGCGCGCAGATGCACAGCACCGGCCTGATCAACGCCCACTTCTGGCTGGCCACCATCGGCACCGTTCTGTACATCGCCTCCATGTGGGTCAACGGCATCACCCAGGGCCTCATGTGGCGCGCGGTGAACGAGGATGGCACCCTCACCTATTCCTTCGTCGAAGCGCTGGAAGCCAGCCACCCCGGATTCGTGGTGCGCATGGTGGGTGGCATCTTCTTCGTCACCGGCATGCTGCTGATGGCCTGGAACACCTGGCGCACGATCCGCGCCGGTGATACGCGCACCACCGACGCGGTCCCGCAGGCGGTGGCCCATGGATAG